The following proteins are encoded in a genomic region of Ostrea edulis chromosome 7, xbOstEdul1.1, whole genome shotgun sequence:
- the LOC125654588 gene encoding transmembrane protein 45B-like — MGSFIGHAYPGSVFIIMALWWTVQMLQKYFRCRKFGIEYVATVSHTIHALPKVPIEPIFKISLITFGIIGEIIQGHYNNEFAPKNWHHATMFTFFGISGLLDMLIHYNFKLPKNVDYAIFILSIAVEGFLFYWHVHGRQPVDVSVHKLLVFAIFLAFCASFAEMCFPSNILASLARPFFFFLKGTWFWQIGFTLYGPFPVASGDDHDQMMIAVYFTWHISVIFLFMFALGIVIFSVQNHSKHDSGYAIVSCSEEKIGLVENGISEKNSTEFS, encoded by the coding sequence ATGGGCAGCTTCATCGGACATGCTTATCCGGGCTCTGTTTTCATCATCATGGCTCTGTGGTGGACTGTGCAGATGCTGCAAAAGTACTTCCGGTGTAGAAAGTTTGGAATAGAGTATGTAGCGACTGTATCCCACACAATTCATGCTCTGCCTAAAGTACCAATTGAACCGATATTCAAAATATCCTTGATCACGTTCGGAATCATCGGTGAAATTATTCAAGGACATTACAATAACGAATTCGCGCCCAAAAATTGGCACCATGCCacaatgtttacatttttcGGAATATCCGGTTTGCTGGACATGTTGATTCATTACAATTTCAAGCTTCCGAAAAACGTTGACTATGCAATTTTCATACTTTCCATTGCAGTTGAaggatttcttttttattggCACGTGCACGGCAGACAACCTGTTGACGTGAGCGTGCATAAATTGCTGGTGTTTGCCATCTTCCTAGCATTTTGTGCATCCTTTGCGGAGATGTGTTTTCCTAGCAACATCTTAGCTTCGCTTGCACGTCCTTTCTTCTTTTTCCTGAAAGGAACATGGTTTTGGCAGATCGGTTTCACGTTGTATGGGCCATTTCCGGTGGCAAGTGGTGACGACCATGATCAGATGATGATAGCTGTATATTTCACATGGCACATTTCCGTCATATTCCTCTTCATGTTCGCTTTAGGTATAGTCATTTTTTCAGTACAAAATCACAGCAAGCACGACAGTGGATATGCAATAGTGTCTTGCAGCGAAGAAAAAATTGGACTTGTTGAAAATGGTATCTCGGAGAAGAATAGCACGGAGTTTTCATGA